In the genome of Fundidesulfovibrio putealis DSM 16056, one region contains:
- a CDS encoding DDE-type integrase/transposase/recombinase, with translation MRTSVTSVGWVYVVIVLDWHTKKVVGHYAGLQARAWHWLAALNNAVNRQFPEGASGAALNLMSDNG, from the coding sequence TTGAGAACCTCAGTGACGAGCGTTGGCTGGGTCTACGTGGTGATCGTGCTGGACTGGCACACCAAGAAGGTCGTTGGGCATTACGCCGGGTTGCAGGCCCGGGCCTGGCACTGGTTAGCCGCCCTGAACAATGCCGTGAATCGCCAGTTTCCCGAAGGGGCGAGTGGGGCGGCGCTCAACCTGATGTCCGACAACGGCTAG
- a CDS encoding DUF4337 domain-containing protein: MAEIEIPTGEELTERMSDSTDKRFSKRVAMLTAIYAVCLSICALGGANAAKEMMMTQQQASNQWAFYQAKAQREHMYRLERTILEAEQADREDRQHPTSRDRFIKIIDQLSSEEKRFASEKLDIETKARAFEHERDVSMARDPYFDYAEVMLQLSIILASVSIISGSRAVLKLSLAAAGVGALLGYNGFTLLMNLPFLS, encoded by the coding sequence ATGGCTGAGATTGAAATACCTACCGGCGAGGAACTAACAGAAAGGATGAGTGACAGTACCGACAAACGGTTTTCAAAACGAGTAGCCATGCTTACCGCCATATACGCGGTATGCCTGTCTATTTGTGCTTTAGGTGGGGCTAACGCGGCAAAAGAAATGATGATGACCCAACAACAAGCTTCCAACCAATGGGCGTTCTACCAAGCTAAAGCGCAACGAGAACATATGTACCGCCTTGAACGCACCATCCTCGAGGCAGAACAGGCCGATCGAGAGGACAGGCAGCACCCGACTTCCAGAGATCGTTTTATAAAAATCATTGATCAGCTTTCCAGCGAGGAGAAACGTTTCGCTTCAGAGAAGCTCGACATCGAAACCAAGGCTAGAGCCTTTGAGCACGAACGCGATGTCAGTATGGCCAGAGACCCGTATTTCGACTACGCTGAGGTTATGTTGCAGCTTTCGATTATTCTAGCATCAGTATCCATTATTTCAGGATCACGGGCAGTGCTGAAACTGTCCCTCGCTGCGGCAGGGGTTGGGGCTTTGTTGGGATACAACGGATTCACACTTCTCATGAATCTCCCATTCCTCAGCTGA
- a CDS encoding UPF0149 family protein, giving the protein MQTFFDKYLSDELIELGNYLQTIPEAMRIEMLDGFLAALVCSPTQVRPSTYLPYIWGDNHEFTDMEDAVKYPGYISNHRNVINRHLAYGAAYPPVITTIKNDNSIGNDWALGFMQGVYIGGDAWEELFLDGQNRGIFIPILELVHGHESKPGIRPHPVSEKEREHILSRISSSLLGTYEYFSGHRRKRSVSSSSRSPSRNASRSRAQE; this is encoded by the coding sequence ATGCAAACATTCTTTGACAAATATTTATCAGACGAGTTGATCGAGCTAGGAAATTACCTACAAACCATCCCTGAAGCGATGAGAATCGAAATGCTCGACGGGTTCTTGGCTGCTTTGGTATGCTCCCCTACGCAAGTAAGGCCAAGCACCTACCTCCCTTACATTTGGGGTGACAACCACGAATTCACCGACATGGAAGATGCTGTGAAATACCCCGGGTATATTTCTAACCATCGGAATGTCATTAATAGGCACCTCGCTTACGGGGCAGCATATCCCCCCGTGATCACTACGATCAAAAATGATAATTCAATTGGAAACGATTGGGCATTGGGCTTTATGCAGGGGGTGTATATCGGGGGTGACGCCTGGGAGGAATTGTTCTTGGATGGGCAGAACAGAGGAATATTCATCCCTATCCTGGAGCTTGTCCATGGACATGAATCCAAGCCCGGTATTCGTCCTCACCCTGTCTCGGAAAAGGAACGTGAACACATCTTGTCAAGGATTTCGTCTTCATTGCTCGGAACATACGAATATTTTTCAGGCCACCGGCGGAAACGCTCAGTTTCTTCATCTTCAAGATCACCATCCAGGAATGCTTCAAGAAGTAGGGCGCAAGAGTAG